Proteins found in one Paenibacillus sp. FSL R10-2782 genomic segment:
- the uxuA gene encoding mannonate dehydratase has protein sequence MKMTFRWYGEQDSIPLSYIRHVPYIKGIVSAVYTVPPGEVWPLDRITALKQQIEEAGLTFEVVESVPVHEAIKLGLPTRDNYIANYKETLRRLGDTGVKVVCYNFMPAFDWFRTVIDKPLPDGSLTLAFSGEELKRIEPIIADFTLPGWDLSYPKQKLPALMKQYKELGAEGIWENLAYFLAEVIPTAEEVGVKMAIHPDDPPWPVLGLPRILSKEADFDRLLELQPTVHNGITFCSGSLGSSPDNDLPGMLDKYVAQKRIHFVHLRNVKRYPNGDFEESAHLSESGSIDMAELIHILHRHQFEGYVRPDHGRMIWGEQGKPGYGLYDRALGAAYLTGLWESTVRKGEACNG, from the coding sequence GTGAAAATGACTTTTCGGTGGTATGGCGAGCAGGATTCCATTCCACTCTCTTACATCCGGCATGTCCCTTATATCAAAGGAATTGTAAGTGCGGTTTATACCGTTCCGCCTGGAGAGGTATGGCCATTGGACCGTATCACTGCTCTCAAGCAGCAAATCGAGGAAGCGGGACTTACATTTGAAGTCGTGGAAAGCGTTCCGGTACATGAAGCGATTAAGCTGGGACTCCCCACCAGGGACAACTATATTGCCAACTATAAAGAAACCCTGAGAAGGCTGGGTGATACCGGGGTAAAAGTCGTCTGCTACAATTTCATGCCTGCCTTTGACTGGTTTCGTACCGTCATTGACAAGCCTCTTCCCGACGGATCGTTGACATTGGCTTTCTCAGGGGAAGAACTGAAAAGGATTGAGCCGATCATTGCTGATTTTACGCTTCCGGGTTGGGATTTATCATATCCAAAGCAAAAGCTTCCTGCTTTAATGAAGCAGTATAAAGAACTGGGAGCCGAAGGAATCTGGGAGAATCTAGCTTATTTTCTGGCAGAAGTGATTCCCACAGCCGAAGAGGTCGGCGTGAAAATGGCGATCCATCCAGATGATCCGCCATGGCCTGTTCTGGGTCTGCCGCGTATTCTTAGCAAGGAAGCAGATTTTGACCGTCTGCTGGAGCTTCAGCCCACCGTGCATAATGGTATTACCTTTTGCAGTGGCTCGCTAGGCAGCTCACCAGACAATGATTTACCCGGAATGCTAGACAAATACGTCGCGCAGAAAAGGATTCATTTTGTTCATCTACGTAATGTCAAACGTTATCCTAACGGTGATTTTGAAGAGTCAGCGCATCTGTCCGAATCGGGTAGCATAGATATGGCGGAGCTGATTCATATCCTGCATCGTCATCAGTTTGAAGGGTATGTAAGACCTGACCACGGGAGAATGATCTGGGGAGAGCAAGGAAAGCCCGGCTATGGACTGTATGACCGTGCATTGGGAGCGGCCTACTTAACGGGCCTTTGGGAATCTACAGTACGAAAAGGAGAAGCATGTAATGGCTAA
- a CDS encoding methyl-accepting chemotaxis protein, whose product MNSLLSRMVLFFSSLIVIGGAILGFTLYQSSSELVENSMGQQAKAVAERAAAMINVDKYTDIKPVAGGENAYFNELRDQLNELKEANGFKYLYTLGKVEDGGQASYVYIVDGVAASTAKEDYSPLGTPENNAYPGMLHTFETGEASIGDLTKDEYGATVSAYVPIKGKDGSITGVVGADLDATGVYKLMEASRRTMLIVAAIVLVVCILLVFALAKYLTRPLLRLTRDVAKVGEGDLTVVIDTNRKDEIGHLASAFGVLVTDTRTVIEGIRKGSDQILSSSGDVYNHAHVTAEASRDISIHIKEAAVGAETQVLQAMEMNKGMEDMTSSMHRIAQSAAIVTDLSQETTENAHQGNEAIVRAVDQMKSIVDSTAAMAAATKQLEEHSVEIGEVLSLMTDIAGQTNLLALNAAIEAARAGEHGRGFAVVAEQVRKLATQSQSSSAVIAGIITSVQQQTSELSIQMEGSALEAKVGMDIVNVAGQSFGHIHSGLERITTQLQEVSAASEEITSVSEEVAASVDQMEGISRHAAEHFHLIAEASDGQLTSMEGVSQSAESLKGMSAELRQLIGRFKVTG is encoded by the coding sequence TTGAACAGTCTGTTGTCACGTATGGTGTTGTTTTTTTCGAGCCTTATTGTAATCGGTGGAGCCATTTTGGGTTTTACCTTGTATCAATCTTCGAGCGAACTGGTGGAAAACTCCATGGGCCAGCAGGCCAAAGCGGTGGCCGAAAGGGCCGCAGCCATGATTAATGTGGACAAATATACAGACATTAAACCCGTTGCAGGGGGAGAGAATGCTTATTTTAATGAGCTTCGCGATCAGCTTAACGAGCTGAAGGAAGCTAACGGCTTCAAGTATTTATACACGCTGGGGAAAGTGGAAGACGGAGGCCAAGCGAGCTATGTGTACATCGTTGACGGCGTGGCTGCTTCCACCGCCAAAGAGGACTATTCGCCGCTAGGCACTCCCGAAAACAATGCGTACCCGGGGATGCTGCATACCTTTGAAACGGGCGAGGCTTCCATAGGCGATCTGACAAAGGATGAATACGGAGCCACCGTCTCGGCTTATGTTCCGATTAAAGGCAAGGACGGCAGTATTACAGGAGTTGTCGGGGCAGATCTGGATGCTACAGGGGTATACAAATTAATGGAAGCATCCAGAAGAACGATGCTGATCGTAGCTGCGATTGTGCTGGTGGTATGTATTCTGTTGGTCTTTGCACTAGCCAAATATTTGACTCGTCCGTTATTAAGGTTGACCCGAGACGTCGCCAAGGTTGGTGAAGGCGATCTGACGGTCGTTATTGATACGAATCGTAAGGATGAAATTGGCCATCTGGCTTCGGCTTTTGGGGTCCTCGTAACGGATACAAGAACGGTAATTGAGGGCATTCGCAAAGGCTCGGACCAGATCCTGTCTTCATCCGGGGATGTATACAATCATGCCCACGTTACAGCAGAAGCCAGTCGGGATATTTCCATACATATTAAAGAAGCTGCGGTGGGGGCAGAAACCCAGGTACTCCAGGCCATGGAGATGAATAAAGGCATGGAGGACATGACCTCCAGCATGCATCGCATTGCACAATCTGCTGCGATTGTAACGGACTTATCGCAGGAAACTACCGAGAATGCGCATCAGGGTAATGAAGCCATTGTCAGGGCTGTGGATCAAATGAAATCCATTGTAGACTCTACAGCGGCAATGGCTGCCGCCACCAAACAATTAGAGGAGCATTCCGTGGAAATCGGAGAGGTACTCTCCCTGATGACGGATATTGCCGGACAAACCAATCTGCTCGCGCTGAATGCAGCGATAGAAGCGGCTCGGGCCGGAGAGCATGGGCGTGGTTTTGCCGTGGTAGCCGAGCAGGTAAGGAAGCTGGCGACTCAATCCCAGTCGTCCTCGGCGGTTATCGCAGGCATCATCACCTCGGTTCAGCAACAGACTTCCGAGCTGTCCATACAGATGGAGGGAAGCGCCCTTGAAGCCAAGGTGGGAATGGACATTGTAAATGTGGCTGGACAATCCTTTGGCCATATTCATTCCGGTCTGGAGCGGATCACGACACAATTGCAGGAGGTATCGGCTGCCTCGGAGGAAATCACTTCTGTTTCTGAGGAAGTCGCAGCTTCTGTGGATCAGATGGAGGGAATTTCACGGCATGCAGCTGAACACTTCCACCTGATTGCAGAAGCCTCGGATGGGCAGCTAACCTCCATGGAAGGCGTCAGCCAATCGGCGGAGAGTCTGAAAGGGATGTCCGCTGAGCTGCGCCAGTTGATTGGACGGTTTAAGGTGACGGGATAA
- a CDS encoding PTS lactose/cellobiose transporter subunit IIA: MDDTEIVFQIILYAGNARSSAMEAIELAKAGKFQEAKEELASAKKELVSSHKIQTRIINKEAAGEKTEMSVMMVHAQDHLMNAITIRDMASEFVDLYERIDQFVPKS; this comes from the coding sequence ATGGATGATACAGAAATTGTATTCCAAATTATATTATACGCTGGGAATGCACGCAGCTCGGCCATGGAGGCGATTGAGCTTGCAAAGGCGGGAAAGTTTCAGGAAGCCAAAGAAGAATTAGCCTCAGCTAAAAAAGAACTGGTGTCCTCCCACAAAATTCAAACTAGAATCATCAATAAGGAAGCAGCGGGTGAAAAAACAGAGATGTCGGTCATGATGGTACATGCTCAAGATCATTTGATGAATGCCATCACCATTCGCGATATGGCCTCAGAGTTTGTAGACCTGTATGAACGTATTGATCAATTCGTACCCAAATCGTAG
- a CDS encoding glycosyltransferase: MKFLFVFYLSGGGIDPLNRYRCQALKMYGHEGHCLYYSLSPALQNNTDHEVFITNSDEEIRGILNTNGYDFIVVTTDYTAFPRLRCLGYTGKLILEVQGYGAKTVARSSLSGASACVAAYTSGLLNPCTPHISALYEEFFSGIPKFYFNNPFDAENFTYIELPKQPSPIIAWIGRAEDNKNWREFLVICHYLLQHQPNLQFWMYEDPTFTQESERKNFLGTMDQLGLTPHITLRHNVPHVQMMEHYSMIGDSGGLLISTSKEEGAPYSVLEAMSCRCPVLSSEKDGVINMITYGQTGKLYPLGQVTVAVNEALDLMNNQMVRDYIIQTAQKHVVANFSLHAYAEHLISMAREIG, translated from the coding sequence TTGAAATTTTTATTTGTATTTTACTTATCCGGCGGGGGAATCGATCCGCTTAATCGTTATCGCTGTCAAGCTCTGAAAATGTATGGTCATGAAGGCCACTGCTTGTATTATTCTCTCAGTCCCGCTCTGCAGAACAATACAGATCATGAGGTTTTTATTACGAATAGTGATGAAGAAATCCGTGGAATTTTGAATACCAATGGATATGACTTCATTGTTGTGACAACAGACTATACTGCGTTTCCGCGGCTTCGATGTCTCGGGTATACAGGAAAGCTTATTTTGGAAGTTCAAGGGTATGGTGCGAAAACTGTCGCACGTAGTTCCTTGTCAGGCGCCAGTGCTTGTGTAGCTGCTTACACCTCCGGATTATTAAATCCCTGTACTCCGCATATCAGTGCTTTATATGAAGAATTTTTTTCGGGAATTCCTAAATTTTATTTTAATAACCCTTTTGACGCTGAAAATTTTACGTATATAGAGCTTCCTAAGCAGCCATCTCCAATCATTGCATGGATCGGCAGGGCAGAGGATAATAAAAACTGGCGCGAGTTTCTCGTGATCTGTCATTATCTTCTTCAACATCAGCCGAATTTGCAGTTTTGGATGTATGAAGATCCGACCTTTACTCAAGAAAGTGAACGGAAAAACTTTTTGGGAACCATGGATCAGCTTGGGTTGACCCCTCATATCACCCTTCGCCATAACGTACCGCATGTTCAGATGATGGAACATTATTCAATGATTGGGGACTCAGGGGGATTGCTGATCTCTACATCCAAGGAAGAGGGAGCACCTTATTCTGTTCTTGAGGCGATGAGTTGCCGTTGTCCGGTACTATCTTCCGAAAAAGATGGGGTGATCAATATGATAACTTACGGACAAACAGGTAAATTGTACCCGCTAGGACAGGTCACAGTAGCTGTAAATGAGGCATTGGATTTAATGAATAATCAGATGGTCAGGGATTATATTATTCAGACGGCGCAAAAACATGTTGTGGCCAATTTCTCGCTTCATGCTTACGCAGAGCACCTGATTAGTATGGCACGTGAGATTGGTTGA
- a CDS encoding PTS transporter subunit EIIC — protein sequence MAFKDKLINGLTSVANAINNFKYIIAIKSAFITLMPVIIVGAFAVLISNMVMDPVNGLAHFKPFSFLAEYKPIFSGINYASLNILTILAIFMIGLELGKINGEKNLFPGLLAVICFISVTPTTIELMVNGEMQKVTDVIARQFTDTKSLFLGIFISILSVELYNKLGKSDKLKIKMPESVPSNVAVSFSALIPTIITVTVFSMLGFFFHKFTGLYLYDAVYNVVQKPLETVVQGLPGILVLMLVAQIFWVIGIHGNQMVKPIREPLLLGAITVNMTAYEQGLPIPNIITMPFWDVYMSIGGSGITLALLICIMIASKREDMKEITKLSFGPGLFNINEPVIFGLPIMLNPLMAIPFIITPLITGTIGYFSTLLGFAGKAVVMVPWTTPPIINAYLSTGGSIGAVVTQIICIVVAIIIYFPFVKIANKRTAE from the coding sequence ATGGCTTTCAAAGACAAGCTAATCAACGGCCTCACATCAGTGGCAAATGCAATCAACAATTTTAAATATATTATAGCAATCAAATCAGCCTTTATCACATTAATGCCTGTCATCATTGTGGGTGCCTTTGCTGTACTGATTTCCAATATGGTGATGGACCCCGTAAATGGTCTGGCCCACTTTAAGCCGTTCTCATTCCTGGCAGAGTACAAACCGATTTTCTCAGGTATTAACTATGCCAGCTTGAATATCCTTACCATCCTGGCTATTTTCATGATTGGTCTGGAGCTAGGAAAAATAAACGGGGAGAAAAACCTCTTTCCAGGACTACTCGCTGTAATCTGCTTTATATCTGTGACGCCGACCACGATTGAGCTGATGGTTAACGGGGAAATGCAGAAAGTAACGGATGTCATAGCCCGCCAGTTTACGGATACCAAGAGCTTGTTTTTAGGTATTTTCATAAGCATTCTATCCGTTGAGCTGTACAACAAGCTGGGCAAGTCCGATAAGCTAAAAATTAAAATGCCTGAAAGTGTTCCCAGCAATGTGGCTGTTTCTTTCTCGGCACTCATTCCAACCATCATTACGGTGACTGTCTTCTCGATGCTTGGATTCTTCTTTCATAAATTTACAGGTCTCTACCTGTATGATGCCGTCTATAATGTGGTGCAAAAACCGCTGGAGACCGTGGTGCAGGGACTGCCGGGTATACTGGTGCTGATGCTGGTTGCGCAAATCTTCTGGGTGATCGGCATTCACGGGAACCAAATGGTAAAACCGATTCGTGAACCTCTGCTGCTTGGAGCGATTACCGTCAACATGACTGCCTATGAGCAAGGACTGCCGATTCCGAACATTATTACGATGCCTTTCTGGGACGTATACATGAGTATCGGTGGTTCAGGGATTACGCTGGCCCTTTTGATTTGTATTATGATTGCTTCCAAGCGGGAGGATATGAAGGAAATTACCAAGCTTTCGTTTGGACCGGGTCTGTTTAATATTAACGAGCCTGTCATTTTCGGACTTCCAATTATGTTGAATCCATTGATGGCTATCCCTTTCATTATTACTCCGCTCATCACAGGAACGATTGGCTACTTTTCGACGTTGCTTGGATTTGCAGGTAAGGCCGTCGTCATGGTTCCATGGACTACTCCGCCTATTATTAATGCCTACCTGTCTACAGGTGGAAGCATTGGCGCCGTCGTAACCCAGATCATTTGTATTGTGGTAGCGATTATCATCTATTTCCCGTTCGTCAAAATTGCCAACAAGCGAACGGCTGAATAA
- a CDS encoding NAD-dependent epimerase/dehydratase family protein produces the protein MKALVTGGAGFIGSHLVRALVDSGIRVHVLDNLTTGNVANVDPRAVMHMADIRSSETRTLLIRESPDIVFHLAAQADVQQSIHRPDEDADVNVMGTIHLLQACHEAGVSKLIFASTSGVYGELQKQCIQEDDPVEPISGYGLSKLTAESYIRLFHRLYGMNYTILRYGNVYGPGQAAKGEGGVVALFMDRLKKGSPLLIHGDGTQTRDFVYVKDVVRANLAAIRAADQRTVHVSTGRTTSINRLAYDLLKLHGSTVRPVYSAARAGDIHHSCLSNVVARHWLRWEPLYGISAGLKETYVSSIGSGKEGV, from the coding sequence GTGAAGGCTTTGGTTACCGGGGGAGCCGGATTTATTGGTTCCCATCTGGTGCGTGCGCTTGTCGATTCGGGCATCAGGGTGCATGTGCTGGATAATCTGACGACCGGGAATGTCGCAAATGTGGACCCGCGCGCGGTCATGCATATGGCGGATATCCGCAGCTCCGAGACCCGGACGCTGCTCATTCGGGAAAGCCCGGATATTGTGTTTCACTTGGCGGCACAGGCCGATGTCCAGCAATCCATCCATCGACCAGATGAGGACGCAGATGTGAATGTGATGGGGACGATTCATCTGTTGCAGGCTTGTCATGAAGCTGGTGTATCCAAGCTGATATTTGCGTCCACATCCGGCGTATACGGTGAACTGCAAAAGCAATGTATTCAGGAAGACGATCCTGTGGAGCCGATTTCGGGCTACGGGCTTTCCAAGCTGACCGCAGAGTCGTATATCCGGCTTTTTCATCGGTTATATGGCATGAATTACACGATTTTGCGTTACGGCAATGTGTATGGTCCCGGTCAGGCGGCGAAGGGAGAGGGCGGTGTAGTCGCTCTTTTTATGGATCGGCTAAAAAAAGGAAGCCCCTTGCTCATTCACGGCGACGGAACGCAAACCCGCGATTTTGTGTACGTCAAGGATGTAGTCAGAGCGAATCTGGCGGCTATACGTGCAGCGGATCAGCGTACGGTACATGTGAGTACGGGACGAACCACGTCCATCAATCGGCTGGCCTACGATTTGCTAAAGCTGCACGGCTCGACCGTTCGCCCCGTGTATTCAGCTGCGCGGGCGGGAGACATTCACCATAGCTGTCTTAGCAACGTAGTTGCGAGACATTGGCTTCGATGGGAGCCGCTATATGGCATCTCTGCCGGATTGAAGGAGACGTATGTGAGCAGTATTGGTTCAGGAAAAGAAGGCGTGTAG
- a CDS encoding M15 family metallopeptidase — protein sequence MLKKSLRKIGIALITCAFLLNAGPFFTVAAGASDGTTDSSTTQNLTIEKKNKLPKGFVYLDEVIPAAQYEIRYYSENNFVGRRIDGYKGPFAIMTHTGAAALKGVSDDLAARGYLLKVYDAYRPQKAVNHFVRWSQDSGDLKMKQQYYPKLDKRNLFKLGFIARKSGHSRGSTVDLTLVDIKTGKTVDMGSPFDFFGDISYYNTKLISKTQQANRKILRDAMVKHGFKPYSKEWWHFTLMKEPYAKTYFNFDVE from the coding sequence ATGTTGAAAAAGTCTTTAAGAAAAATCGGCATCGCACTGATTACATGTGCATTTTTGCTAAATGCAGGTCCTTTTTTCACCGTTGCTGCCGGAGCTTCGGACGGAACAACGGATAGCAGTACAACGCAGAACTTGACCATTGAAAAGAAAAATAAATTGCCCAAGGGCTTCGTGTATCTGGATGAAGTGATTCCTGCGGCGCAATATGAAATCCGCTATTATAGTGAAAATAACTTTGTTGGCAGACGGATTGATGGATATAAGGGACCTTTTGCGATCATGACCCATACAGGTGCAGCGGCTTTAAAAGGGGTCAGCGATGATCTGGCAGCCAGAGGATACCTGTTGAAAGTATACGATGCCTATCGTCCGCAAAAAGCCGTGAATCATTTTGTCAGATGGTCGCAGGATAGCGGTGATCTCAAAATGAAGCAGCAGTATTACCCGAAGCTGGATAAGCGCAATTTGTTCAAGCTGGGCTTCATCGCCAGGAAATCCGGCCATTCGCGGGGGAGCACTGTGGATTTGACGCTGGTGGACATCAAAACGGGGAAGACTGTCGATATGGGGAGTCCGTTTGATTTTTTCGGTGATATTTCCTACTACAACACGAAGCTGATCAGCAAGACACAGCAGGCGAACCGAAAAATTCTTAGGGATGCTATGGTGAAGCATGGCTTCAAGCCTTACAGCAAGGAATGGTGGCACTTTACGCTGATGAAGGAGCCTTATGCTAAAACATACTTCAATTTTGATGTGGAATAG
- a CDS encoding NAD-dependent epimerase/dehydratase family protein: MKVVVTGGAGFIGSHLVEELLAQHAKVHIIDNFSTGLHSNVPMNAVVHEVDINTHEAWQVIMREKPDIVFHLAAQAEVHRSMLEPKFDADVNISGTVNILDACHASSVKHIVFSSSSALYGNLQRSQLSEDDPIHPASYYGLSKWVGENYLRLFYELRGLSYTNLRYANVYGPRQTVKGEGCVVALIIQKLQSGETFNIHGDGEQTRDFVFVKDVVQANLSSVKLGKQQTLNIGTSSSTSINRLIELAEQLHGSKLPTAHTSSRSGDIRHSCLDNTKARQQLKWRPLFNMIEGFTETYHYHVTNK, translated from the coding sequence ATGAAAGTTGTTGTAACTGGTGGAGCCGGATTTATCGGGTCTCACCTGGTCGAAGAACTGCTTGCACAACACGCGAAAGTACACATCATTGACAACTTCTCAACCGGTCTTCACAGTAATGTACCAATGAATGCAGTAGTTCACGAGGTTGATATCAATACCCATGAGGCCTGGCAAGTCATCATGCGTGAAAAGCCAGATATTGTGTTTCACCTTGCCGCACAGGCCGAGGTTCATCGTTCGATGCTGGAGCCAAAATTTGATGCAGACGTAAATATTTCCGGGACAGTGAATATCCTTGACGCTTGCCATGCGTCCTCAGTTAAGCATATTGTATTTTCTTCTTCATCAGCGTTATATGGAAATTTACAGCGTTCACAGCTTTCTGAGGACGATCCTATTCATCCCGCTTCCTATTACGGACTTTCTAAATGGGTGGGTGAGAATTATCTTCGTTTATTTTATGAGTTACGCGGACTCTCTTATACCAATCTGAGATATGCCAATGTATATGGACCACGTCAAACAGTAAAAGGAGAAGGATGTGTGGTAGCCCTAATCATACAAAAGCTACAGTCTGGGGAAACATTCAATATCCATGGAGACGGCGAACAAACACGTGACTTCGTATTTGTGAAAGATGTTGTACAGGCAAATCTCTCCTCAGTTAAACTAGGTAAGCAGCAGACATTGAATATCGGGACTTCCAGCAGCACTTCAATTAATAGACTGATTGAACTGGCTGAACAGCTCCACGGCTCAAAACTGCCCACAGCTCACACCTCTTCCAGATCAGGTGATATCCGGCACAGTTGTCTAGATAACACTAAAGCACGCCAACAATTGAAATGGAGACCCCTATTCAATATGATAGAAGGTTTTACAGAAACATATCATTATCATGTTACCAATAAATAA
- a CDS encoding glycoside hydrolase family 1 protein — protein MAKHTIQIPSNFIIGAAASAWQTEGWSGKTEGQDSFLDQWYKNDRYVWHNGYGPAGATDFYNRYAEDIALMKQIGLTHYRTSINWSRFLTDYENVVVDETYADYMSRVIDELIASGVEPMICLEHYEVPAFLLDKYEGWSSKHVVELFVKYAEKVFERYGDRVKHWFTFNEPIVVQTRVYLDALRYPYEQNTRKWMQWNYNKTLATAKCVQLFKAKNYNQNGAKIGVILNPEVTYARSSAPHDQYAAHVYDLFYNRVFLDPLIKGEYPQELFDLMSKHDITFESTTEELTVIKDHTVDYVGINLYYPHRVKAQSKAWNENIPFHPSYYYEHFDLPGKRMNKSRGWEIYPKIIYDMGMRIKNEYNNIEWFVAENGMGIENEVVFKNEEHIIQDDYRIDFITEHLYYTLQAVEDGSNCTGYMLWAFTDNVSPMNAFKNRYGLVEINLENDRSRHLKKSGYWYQSAIKERSFVADLDEEYK, from the coding sequence ATGGCTAAACATACGATACAAATTCCGTCGAATTTCATCATAGGTGCTGCGGCTTCCGCCTGGCAGACAGAGGGCTGGAGCGGTAAAACGGAAGGTCAGGACTCATTTCTCGACCAATGGTACAAAAATGACCGCTATGTCTGGCACAATGGATATGGACCTGCGGGTGCAACCGACTTCTATAATCGTTACGCTGAGGATATTGCGCTGATGAAGCAGATTGGCCTGACCCATTATCGTACTTCTATTAATTGGTCCCGCTTCTTAACGGATTATGAGAATGTTGTCGTGGATGAAACGTATGCAGATTATATGAGCCGGGTCATTGACGAGTTGATTGCCAGTGGGGTCGAGCCCATGATTTGTCTGGAGCACTACGAGGTGCCCGCTTTTTTGCTAGACAAATATGAGGGCTGGTCTTCCAAGCATGTGGTGGAACTGTTTGTGAAATATGCGGAAAAGGTTTTTGAACGGTACGGAGATCGGGTAAAACACTGGTTTACATTTAATGAGCCGATTGTTGTACAGACTCGTGTCTATCTGGATGCCCTTCGCTATCCCTATGAACAAAATACGCGGAAGTGGATGCAATGGAATTATAATAAAACGCTGGCTACTGCGAAATGCGTACAACTTTTCAAAGCCAAAAACTATAATCAGAACGGGGCGAAAATAGGCGTTATTCTGAATCCCGAAGTTACTTATGCCCGATCCAGCGCCCCTCATGACCAGTACGCGGCACATGTGTATGATTTATTTTACAATCGAGTATTCTTGGACCCTCTTATTAAAGGCGAATACCCGCAAGAACTATTCGACTTAATGAGCAAGCATGATATTACATTTGAATCAACCACAGAAGAACTAACAGTCATTAAGGACCATACTGTGGACTACGTCGGCATCAATCTCTATTATCCACACCGGGTCAAGGCGCAGAGCAAAGCGTGGAATGAAAATATTCCCTTCCATCCCTCTTACTACTATGAGCATTTTGATCTTCCGGGTAAAAGAATGAACAAGTCACGGGGCTGGGAGATTTATCCCAAGATCATTTACGATATGGGAATGCGTATCAAGAACGAATATAACAATATCGAGTGGTTTGTCGCGGAAAATGGTATGGGCATTGAGAATGAAGTTGTCTTCAAAAATGAGGAGCACATCATTCAGGACGACTATCGCATTGACTTTATAACTGAGCATTTATACTACACGTTACAAGCTGTAGAGGATGGTTCGAACTGTACAGGTTATATGCTGTGGGCCTTTACAGACAACGTTTCTCCTATGAATGCTTTTAAAAATCGCTATGGACTGGTGGAAATTAACCTGGAGAATGATCGAAGTCGGCATTTGAAGAAGTCCGGCTACTGGTATCAATCTGCTATCAAAGAACGCTCGTTTGTTGCTGATCTGGATGAAGAGTATAAATAA
- a CDS encoding PTS sugar transporter subunit IIB, whose translation MKKIILACSAGMSTSILVSKMKKEAAARSIELNIEAIPESTIKEELEGIKDSVIAILLGPQVRMRKKPVAEIAAPYGIPVDVIDTIAYGRANGAAVLDQALKLAGEL comes from the coding sequence ATGAAAAAAATTATTCTGGCATGCTCTGCGGGTATGTCCACATCCATTCTGGTTTCCAAGATGAAAAAAGAAGCGGCAGCCAGATCCATAGAGCTTAACATCGAAGCCATCCCCGAAAGTACCATTAAGGAAGAGCTGGAAGGCATTAAAGATTCTGTAATTGCTATTTTGCTTGGTCCTCAAGTACGGATGCGTAAAAAGCCGGTTGCCGAAATTGCAGCTCCCTATGGCATCCCGGTGGATGTCATTGATACGATTGCTTACGGTAGAGCAAACGGTGCCGCCGTGCTGGATCAAGCCTTGAAGCTGGCTGGCGAATTATAA
- a CDS encoding glycosyltransferase: protein MLPRVSIVIPFYNCPYISYSIESLLAQTYPNLEVIVVDDGSTIHTDKIQPYLSAIQYIGKQNGGTASAVNHGFHLASGEYVGWLCSDDLFYPDKVMKQMTFMLTHQLHVSFSNSDYINPDGTIEPALWPKITSQADLCRLFQSQNPINGCAVMMRKEVLAHVGMFDPGLPYTHDMDLWIRILLAGYKMGYLDESLNQYRGHPNTVTNRMSDKVLEEFQFLIQKYHGKLHERIVRLENP, encoded by the coding sequence TTGCTGCCCAGAGTTTCGATCGTTATTCCCTTTTACAATTGTCCTTATATCAGTTATTCCATAGAAAGTCTGCTTGCTCAGACCTATCCGAACCTTGAAGTTATCGTTGTGGATGATGGTTCAACAATACACACCGATAAAATCCAGCCCTATCTAAGTGCAATCCAGTATATTGGAAAGCAAAATGGCGGCACTGCAAGTGCCGTTAACCACGGATTTCATCTGGCCAGCGGTGAATATGTTGGATGGCTCTGTTCCGATGATTTATTTTACCCGGACAAAGTGATGAAGCAAATGACATTTATGCTCACTCACCAGCTTCATGTATCCTTTTCCAATAGTGACTATATTAACCCGGATGGAACAATTGAACCTGCATTGTGGCCAAAAATAACAAGCCAAGCTGACCTTTGCCGACTCTTTCAATCCCAGAATCCAATTAACGGCTGCGCGGTGATGATGAGAAAAGAAGTGTTAGCACATGTTGGCATGTTTGATCCAGGCCTACCCTACACACACGACATGGATTTATGGATTCGTATCCTGCTTGCAGGCTATAAAATGGGCTATCTTGATGAATCACTAAATCAATATCGGGGGCACCCCAATACGGTCACGAATCGCATGAGTGATAAGGTGCTGGAAGAATTTCAATTCCTTATTCAGAAGTACCATGGCAAGCTCCATGAACGTATCGTTCGTCTTGAAAATCCATAA